A section of the Pimelobacter simplex genome encodes:
- a CDS encoding amidohydrolase, whose protein sequence is MPASLLVRQARLPGHDDLQDVLVRDGRIAAIGTSVAAPRPDVLDDVPVEDVAGALVLPGLIDAHCHVDKTLWGGPWVPHAAGPRLVDRIANERDRRTDLGLPSPEHAADLLRHMAALGTTRVRTHTDVDPALGLAGIESVAKAADAVRGLVDVEQVAFPQDGVIRRPGTLELLEAALDAGATTLGGIDPAGVDDDPLGQLDALFEIAARRGAGIDIHLHDTGSLGAWQFGLVARRTVAFGLQGKVALSHADALGTVPEDERFRLIDLLAESGVAVITAAVYDVPVPSVRDLAERGVTLACGSDGIRDLWGPYGNGDMIERAMHVAYRNGLRRDEDIALALDCATTGAAHLLGLDSYGLVPGAPGDLVVVPARTVAEAVVARPTRALVVKDGHVIARHGELVHPTHLEFPS, encoded by the coding sequence ATGCCTGCCTCCCTGCTCGTCCGCCAGGCGCGACTGCCCGGCCACGACGACCTCCAGGACGTCCTGGTCCGCGACGGAAGGATCGCCGCGATCGGCACCAGCGTCGCCGCGCCCCGCCCGGACGTCCTCGACGACGTCCCCGTCGAGGACGTCGCCGGCGCGCTCGTGCTCCCCGGCCTCATCGACGCCCACTGCCACGTCGACAAGACACTGTGGGGCGGGCCGTGGGTGCCGCACGCGGCCGGGCCGCGCCTGGTCGACCGGATCGCCAACGAACGGGACCGGCGCACCGACCTCGGGCTGCCCTCCCCCGAGCACGCCGCCGACCTGCTCCGGCACATGGCCGCCCTCGGGACGACCCGGGTCCGCACCCACACCGACGTCGACCCCGCGCTCGGCCTGGCCGGCATCGAGTCGGTCGCCAAGGCCGCCGACGCGGTCCGCGGGCTCGTCGACGTCGAGCAGGTCGCCTTCCCCCAGGACGGTGTCATCCGCCGGCCCGGCACGCTCGAGCTCCTCGAGGCCGCGCTCGACGCGGGCGCCACCACCCTCGGCGGCATCGACCCCGCCGGGGTCGACGACGACCCGCTCGGCCAGCTCGACGCGCTCTTCGAGATCGCCGCGCGCCGCGGCGCCGGCATCGACATCCACCTGCACGACACCGGCAGCCTCGGGGCCTGGCAGTTCGGCCTGGTCGCCCGGCGCACCGTCGCCTTCGGGTTGCAGGGCAAGGTCGCGCTCAGCCACGCCGACGCGCTCGGCACGGTCCCCGAGGACGAGCGGTTCCGGCTCATCGACCTGCTCGCCGAGTCCGGCGTCGCCGTCATCACCGCCGCCGTGTACGACGTACCGGTCCCCTCGGTGCGCGACCTCGCCGAGCGCGGCGTCACGCTCGCCTGCGGCAGCGACGGCATCCGCGACCTGTGGGGGCCCTACGGCAACGGCGACATGATCGAGCGCGCGATGCACGTCGCCTACCGCAACGGGCTGCGCCGCGACGAGGACATCGCCCTCGCCCTCGACTGCGCCACCACCGGCGCCGCCCACCTGCTCGGCCTCGACTCCTACGGCCTCGTGCCCGGCGCGCCGGGCGACCTGGTCGTCGTACCGGCGCGGACGGTCGCGGAGGCCGTCGTCGCCCGCCCCACCCGCGCCCTGGTCGTCAAGGACGGCCACGTCATCGCTCGCCACGGCGAGCTCGTCCACCCCACCCACCTGGAGTTCCCGTCATGA